One part of the Sphingobium yanoikuyae genome encodes these proteins:
- a CDS encoding IS256 family transposase, with amino-acid sequence MTDDRMALVELIEQGADSDLVRDMLAFAAERMMDLEIEARTGAAAGSRSPARLNHRNGYRERGWDTRAGRIELAIPKLRKGSYFPSFLEPRRTAEKALAAVIQEAYVHGVSTRSVDDLVKAMGASGVSKSQVSRLVAEIDERVNAFLQRPIEGEWPYLWIDATYLKVREGGRIVSTAAIIAVGVNTDGRREVLGVATGPSEAEPFWKAFLRSLADRGLRGVKLVIADDHKGLRAAASKVFAASQQRCRVHWMRNALAHAAPKQRPAVIAMIKTIFAQETAEAAHQQWEQVADALREKFPKLADMMAGSREDVLAYMTFPKEHWAQIASTNPLERVNKEIKRRADVIGIFPNDAAVVRLVGALMLEQNDEWAVSRRYMTLETLGSVSHNPIVSLPALAA; translated from the coding sequence ATGACCGACGACAGAATGGCCCTTGTTGAGCTGATTGAGCAAGGGGCAGACAGCGATTTGGTGCGCGATATGCTGGCATTTGCCGCCGAGCGCATGATGGATCTGGAGATTGAGGCCAGAACGGGTGCGGCTGCGGGCAGTCGCAGCCCGGCGCGGCTCAACCACCGCAACGGCTATCGCGAACGGGGCTGGGACACTCGGGCCGGCCGGATCGAGCTGGCGATCCCCAAGCTCAGGAAGGGCAGTTACTTCCCGAGCTTCCTTGAGCCACGCCGCACGGCTGAGAAGGCGTTGGCGGCGGTGATCCAGGAAGCCTACGTCCACGGTGTCTCGACTCGCTCGGTCGACGATCTGGTCAAGGCGATGGGCGCCAGCGGCGTCTCGAAGAGCCAGGTGAGCCGTCTGGTGGCCGAGATCGACGAACGGGTGAACGCCTTCCTGCAGCGGCCGATCGAGGGCGAGTGGCCCTACCTGTGGATCGACGCCACCTACCTCAAGGTCCGCGAGGGCGGGCGGATCGTCTCGACGGCGGCGATAATCGCCGTCGGCGTCAACACCGATGGTCGGCGCGAGGTTCTGGGCGTTGCCACCGGCCCTTCAGAAGCGGAACCCTTCTGGAAAGCCTTCCTGCGCTCGCTCGCCGACCGGGGACTTCGCGGGGTAAAGCTGGTCATCGCGGACGACCACAAGGGGTTGCGCGCCGCCGCCAGCAAGGTGTTCGCCGCGAGCCAGCAACGCTGCCGGGTCCACTGGATGCGCAATGCGCTGGCACATGCCGCGCCCAAGCAGCGACCGGCAGTCATCGCCATGATCAAGACGATCTTTGCGCAGGAAACGGCTGAAGCGGCTCACCAGCAATGGGAACAGGTCGCCGATGCCCTGCGCGAGAAGTTCCCGAAGCTGGCCGACATGATGGCCGGATCGCGCGAGGACGTGCTTGCCTACATGACCTTCCCGAAGGAGCACTGGGCGCAGATCGCGTCGACCAACCCGCTGGAAAGGGTGAACAAGGAGATCAAGCGAAGGGCCGATGTCATCGGCATCTTTCCGAATGACGCCGCCGTCGTCCGCCTCGTCGGAGCACTCATGCTGGAACAGAATGATGAGTGGGCGGTGTCACGCCGTTACATGACGCTGGAAACCCTCGGCTCGGTAAGCCATAACCCCATTGTCAGCCTGCCAGCTCTGGCTGCCTGA
- a CDS encoding phytoene desaturase, whose product MSSKPSAIVIGSGFGGLALAIRLQSAGIGTTLIEARDRPGGRAYRWEREGYIFDAGPTVITDPACLEELWMLSGNRMDEDVTLKPVSPFYRLVWNDGTQFDYSNDDALLEKEIAKLDAKDIEGYHRFLDYARSVYQEGYVKLGAVPFLDFKSMLKAAPALARHKAWRSVYAILSSFVGNEKLRQALSFHTLLVGGNPMSTSGIYALIHHLEREGGIWWTTGGTNALVDGMVALFERLGGALMLNEPVREILHEGRRVTGVVTQDGRRIHADQIASNADVVSTYKMIVGSSHALRKRHSLEAKRFSPSLFVLHMGIKGNFPKIAHHSILFSDRYGPLLDDIYKGGRLPKDPSIYLHNPGASDASVAPAGKSVLYALAPVPHLGAAAVNWAEEGDRYRQIIIGRIRDLLIPDIEDRIEICFHYTPEDFQRDLDAHLGSAFSLEPVLTQSAWFRAHNRDDRFENLFLVGAGTHPGAGIPGVVGSAKATAGLMMQTGRP is encoded by the coding sequence ATGTCATCAAAGCCTTCTGCAATCGTCATCGGATCAGGCTTTGGGGGACTTGCGCTTGCAATCCGCTTGCAAAGTGCCGGTATCGGCACGACGCTCATCGAGGCACGCGATCGCCCAGGCGGGCGAGCCTATCGCTGGGAAAGAGAAGGTTACATATTCGACGCCGGTCCGACCGTGATTACCGATCCGGCCTGCCTGGAAGAATTATGGATGCTTTCAGGCAATCGAATGGATGAGGATGTGACCCTCAAGCCGGTGAGCCCCTTTTATAGGCTTGTCTGGAACGATGGCACACAGTTCGATTATTCCAATGATGACGCGCTGTTGGAAAAAGAGATTGCCAAGCTCGATGCGAAAGACATCGAAGGCTACCACCGGTTTCTGGACTATGCGCGGTCAGTTTACCAGGAGGGCTACGTAAAGCTGGGTGCAGTCCCATTTCTTGATTTCAAGAGCATGTTGAAAGCGGCACCCGCCCTTGCCCGGCACAAAGCATGGCGGTCTGTCTATGCAATCTTATCGAGCTTCGTGGGGAACGAAAAGCTACGCCAGGCCCTGTCATTCCACACTTTGCTGGTCGGGGGCAATCCGATGAGCACGAGTGGCATCTACGCCCTTATCCACCACTTGGAGCGGGAGGGAGGAATATGGTGGACGACTGGCGGCACAAACGCACTCGTCGATGGGATGGTGGCGCTTTTTGAGCGATTGGGCGGAGCGCTCATGCTGAATGAACCGGTACGGGAAATTTTACATGAAGGGCGTCGCGTAACTGGCGTGGTCACGCAGGATGGACGTCGCATTCATGCAGATCAGATCGCCTCCAACGCGGATGTTGTCAGCACCTATAAAATGATCGTCGGGTCTTCTCACGCATTGAGGAAAAGGCATTCACTCGAAGCTAAGCGATTTTCTCCCAGTCTTTTTGTTTTACATATGGGAATTAAAGGAAATTTTCCGAAAATCGCGCACCACTCGATTCTATTTTCCGATCGCTACGGTCCCTTATTGGACGACATTTACAAGGGGGGGCGCTTGCCGAAGGACCCGTCAATCTATTTGCATAATCCCGGAGCCAGTGACGCAAGCGTGGCTCCTGCCGGCAAATCGGTCTTGTACGCGCTCGCCCCTGTGCCGCATTTGGGCGCTGCGGCAGTCAATTGGGCGGAGGAGGGCGACCGCTATCGCCAAATCATCATAGGCCGCATTCGCGACCTGTTGATCCCCGATATCGAGGATCGGATCGAAATCTGCTTTCACTATACGCCGGAAGATTTCCAAAGGGATTTGGACGCTCATCTCGGTAGCGCTTTCAGTCTAGAACCGGTGCTGACGCAGAGCGCCTGGTTTCGAGCACATAATCGTGATGACCGATTTGAAAATCTTTTCCTGGTAGGAGCAGGTACCCATCCCGGCGCGGGCATCCCGGGCGTTGTCGGAAGTGCCAAAGCGACTGCAGGGCTCATGATGCAAACCGGGAGGCCCTGA
- a CDS encoding TonB-dependent receptor: protein MASPAEAAAQVRRFDIPAQPARTGIPLFARQAGIEILVSAPTAEGVTISGIKGAMDVSQALQRLLAGTDLVMVRVGSAIVLKRGKVGPTPAAAFTMMPAGEPNPQGSEAAGAAPDDIVSSDNQAAQDIIVTGIRGSLQQSINVKRRASNIVDVITAQDIGKLPDQNVAESMSRITGVQITRREGDGSNFTVRGISQNRLEINGRTFLGPGAGGSASLESISPEIIGSIVVSKSPTADMPEGALGATVNLKTKRPLDLDDLVISGRLQGAYTDQADHLGYRGSALISKNFDDRFGVLASIAYSNTHTQGQSFDSGGWTRTDAIDGDGDGVDDPGLFRPNRFMARIYDRREQRLTLNSSLQFRPADNWEIILDGTYSRLKRERNSANYQILFNNNDVDAVADEHGTVVSGTFTGVTLRPLIYDEPTEFRSTNLGFSTKYDGDVVKMSADASYSKGKGTDGGPGASFTYVVVPRAGNVTNASYDFSGGGPVPNLSLDTNFDRNDPAQYQLASIFDGDNITNNSGYDGRVDFDIRTDWGLLSSIQVGSRYEKIKFYSESPQSVPSAASLLAVGDKNGDGIITVDEMPGLNYDNSMSSFFPGASGDFPRDLLTGTVDKDVARDAFGLPIPRADTIPLGRVSIRDVDQDTLAFYVRANFKSEVGSIPITGNAGVRYISIERISSGYLSDTQATASKSRFDYWLPSANLSLELSPSLMFRAAAAKVVARPSLNDVGVSFIPFIVARTGSRGNPALRPFQATQYDATLEWYFAPSSALTLAGFYKDVSSFTINTTRPEFVPGLSTGPDDLFQITQPVNGKSGTIKGFELAYQHALRFLPAPFDNLGIQANYTFVDSKTPLVDEATQRGLPLPGLSKHSYNLIGYYEDELLSFRVAYIHRSKYLQGQGSAASGGSSYMQARGQLDASAQINLTKTVRLTAEAINLTRSVERQYLQDPARLLSSLREDRRFFFGVAATF, encoded by the coding sequence ATGGCTTCGCCTGCAGAGGCGGCGGCCCAGGTCCGGCGATTCGATATCCCCGCGCAACCGGCGCGCACCGGCATCCCGCTCTTTGCCAGACAGGCGGGTATCGAAATATTGGTGTCGGCCCCCACAGCTGAGGGTGTCACCATTTCCGGCATCAAAGGGGCAATGGATGTGTCGCAGGCGCTTCAGCGCCTGCTTGCAGGCACGGATCTCGTCATGGTCAGGGTCGGCAGCGCCATCGTGCTCAAGCGAGGCAAGGTCGGTCCGACCCCGGCAGCCGCTTTCACCATGATGCCGGCCGGTGAGCCCAATCCACAGGGGAGTGAAGCGGCGGGCGCTGCACCAGATGACATAGTCTCTTCCGACAATCAGGCGGCGCAGGACATCATTGTCACCGGCATTCGCGGCTCGTTGCAGCAGTCGATCAATGTGAAGCGCCGCGCCAGCAACATCGTCGATGTCATCACGGCGCAGGATATCGGCAAGCTGCCTGACCAGAATGTCGCTGAATCCATGAGCCGCATCACCGGCGTCCAGATCACGCGGCGCGAAGGCGATGGCTCGAACTTCACCGTCCGCGGCATTTCCCAGAACCGCCTGGAAATCAACGGCCGCACCTTCCTGGGGCCGGGTGCAGGTGGCAGTGCGTCGCTAGAATCGATCAGTCCGGAAATCATCGGCAGCATCGTCGTCTCGAAGTCTCCCACCGCCGACATGCCCGAAGGGGCGCTTGGCGCCACCGTGAACCTCAAGACCAAGCGTCCGCTCGACCTTGACGACCTTGTCATCAGCGGGCGGCTTCAGGGTGCCTATACCGACCAGGCCGATCATCTTGGCTACCGAGGCTCAGCCCTCATCTCGAAGAATTTCGACGATCGCTTCGGCGTCCTTGCCAGCATCGCCTATTCCAACACCCATACCCAGGGACAGTCATTCGATTCCGGCGGCTGGACCCGTACTGATGCCATCGACGGCGATGGTGACGGCGTCGACGACCCCGGCCTGTTCCGGCCGAATCGTTTCATGGCGCGCATCTATGATCGGCGGGAGCAGCGCCTGACGCTCAACAGTTCGCTGCAGTTTCGTCCTGCCGACAATTGGGAGATCATTCTCGACGGCACCTATTCGCGGCTGAAACGGGAACGCAACAGCGCCAATTACCAGATTCTCTTCAATAATAATGACGTCGATGCTGTTGCTGACGAACATGGCACCGTCGTCAGCGGCACCTTCACCGGCGTGACGCTGCGGCCGCTCATCTATGACGAGCCGACCGAGTTCCGATCCACCAATCTTGGTTTCTCGACCAAATATGACGGTGATGTCGTGAAGATGTCGGCGGACGCTTCCTACAGCAAGGGCAAGGGCACGGATGGTGGCCCTGGCGCATCCTTCACCTATGTGGTGGTCCCGCGTGCCGGCAATGTCACCAATGCGAGCTATGATTTCTCGGGGGGCGGCCCGGTGCCCAACCTTTCGCTCGACACCAATTTCGACCGTAACGATCCGGCGCAATATCAGCTGGCATCGATCTTCGATGGCGACAATATCACCAACAACAGCGGCTATGACGGCCGTGTCGATTTCGACATCCGCACCGACTGGGGCTTGCTCAGCTCGATCCAGGTTGGCTCGCGCTACGAGAAGATCAAATTTTATTCGGAATCGCCACAAAGCGTCCCCTCCGCGGCAAGCCTGCTGGCCGTTGGTGACAAGAATGGCGATGGCATCATCACCGTCGATGAGATGCCGGGGCTCAATTATGACAATAGCATGAGCAGCTTCTTTCCTGGAGCCTCGGGCGATTTCCCACGCGACTTGCTGACCGGGACCGTGGACAAGGATGTTGCACGCGATGCATTTGGCCTGCCGATCCCTCGCGCCGATACGATCCCGCTTGGCCGCGTGTCGATCCGCGACGTGGATCAGGACACGCTCGCCTTCTATGTCCGGGCCAATTTCAAGAGCGAGGTCGGATCGATACCGATCACCGGCAATGCGGGGGTGCGCTATATCAGTATCGAGCGCATATCCTCGGGCTATCTGTCGGACACACAGGCAACCGCGTCGAAATCGCGCTTCGACTATTGGTTGCCGAGCGCCAACCTCTCGCTCGAGCTGTCGCCCAGCCTCATGTTCCGCGCTGCCGCTGCCAAGGTGGTCGCGCGTCCCAGTCTTAACGATGTCGGGGTGAGCTTCATTCCATTCATCGTCGCCCGCACGGGATCGCGTGGCAATCCCGCCCTGCGGCCGTTCCAGGCAACGCAATATGATGCGACACTCGAATGGTATTTTGCACCGTCCAGTGCGCTGACGCTTGCCGGCTTCTACAAGGACGTCAGTTCCTTCACCATCAACACGACCCGGCCCGAATTCGTGCCCGGCCTGTCGACGGGGCCGGACGACCTGTTCCAGATTACCCAGCCGGTCAATGGCAAGTCGGGTACCATCAAGGGATTCGAATTGGCCTATCAGCACGCGCTGCGTTTCCTGCCGGCGCCCTTCGACAATCTCGGCATTCAGGCCAATTATACCTTCGTCGACAGCAAGACGCCGCTGGTAGACGAGGCGACCCAACGCGGCCTGCCATTGCCGGGCCTGTCGAAGCATAGCTATAATCTCATCGGCTATTATGAGGACGAATTGCTGTCCTTCCGGGTCGCCTATATCCACCGCAGCAAATATCTGCAGGGGCAGGGCAGCGCCGCATCGGGCGGCAGCTCCTATATGCAGGCCAGGGGGCAACTCGACGCTTCGGCCCAGATCAACCTCACCAAGACCGTCCGCCTGACGGCAGAGGCCATCAATCTCACCCGGTCCGTCGAACGGCAATATCTCCAGGATCCGGCGCGCCTGCTCAGTTCGCTGCGAGAGGACCGCCGTTTCTTCTTCGGCGTGGCGGCGACTTTCTGA
- a CDS encoding FAD-dependent oxidoreductase, with translation MAGRIKALRPMLAAALLLAGAADASTVAQTPADIVIYGCTSAGVIAAVEARRLGRSVLLVCRDAYVGGMTTNGLGWSDTGNHRAIGGLSLEFYRRVKRHYDDPAAWTFARRPENAENFVNDDAMWQFEPKVAEGIYEAWLKEAGVTVVRSQPIDRRDGAVEVKAGRVVAFRSGTGRRFAGHVFIDASYEGDLMAGAGVGFAVGREANATYGETLNGVQMANTTNHQFTLDVDPYVVPGKPGSGLLPRVTADPIAPDGTGDHRIQAYTFRMCLTDVPANRTPFPRPRHYDPRQYALLKRYMDAGYRDFFRKFDRIPNGKTDTNNFGAFSFDDIGMNYRYPEGTDTERAAIIQEHVDYQQGLLWFMANDPGVPAETRTEMSRWGLCKDEFTGNGNWPREVYVREARRMVSDFVMAEPHLRGTKATPRPVGMGSYNMDSHNVRRIVDARGFARNEGNIEVSPERAYPISYDAIIPKRQEATNLLVPVALSASHIAYGSIRMEPVFMILGQSAAAAASIAIREGRSVQDVDYGMLKQQLLSEQQILALER, from the coding sequence ATGGCTGGCAGGATCAAGGCGCTTCGCCCCATGCTCGCCGCGGCCCTTCTGCTGGCCGGCGCGGCCGACGCCAGCACGGTTGCACAAACACCGGCGGATATCGTGATATATGGCTGCACCTCGGCCGGCGTCATTGCGGCGGTCGAGGCACGGCGGCTGGGCCGGTCGGTGCTGCTCGTCTGTCGCGACGCCTATGTCGGCGGCATGACGACCAATGGCCTGGGCTGGTCCGACACCGGCAATCATCGCGCCATTGGTGGCCTCTCGCTCGAATTTTATCGGCGGGTGAAGCGTCATTATGATGATCCGGCTGCCTGGACCTTTGCCAGGCGTCCGGAGAACGCCGAGAATTTCGTCAATGACGATGCGATGTGGCAGTTCGAGCCCAAGGTGGCTGAGGGGATTTACGAGGCCTGGCTGAAGGAGGCCGGTGTTACCGTCGTTCGATCCCAGCCGATCGATCGGCGGGACGGGGCCGTGGAGGTGAAAGCCGGTCGGGTTGTCGCCTTCCGTTCCGGGACTGGTCGTCGTTTTGCCGGACATGTCTTCATTGATGCCAGCTATGAAGGCGATCTGATGGCGGGGGCAGGGGTGGGCTTTGCGGTCGGGCGCGAAGCAAATGCCACCTACGGCGAGACGTTGAACGGCGTCCAGATGGCCAACACGACCAATCATCAATTCACACTGGACGTCGATCCCTATGTCGTCCCGGGTAAGCCCGGCAGCGGCCTGTTGCCGCGGGTAACGGCAGATCCGATCGCGCCGGACGGCACGGGCGACCATCGCATACAGGCCTATACATTCCGCATGTGCCTGACCGACGTGCCAGCCAACCGCACGCCTTTTCCCAGGCCGCGCCATTATGATCCGCGCCAATATGCGTTGCTCAAACGCTATATGGATGCGGGCTATCGCGACTTTTTCCGCAAATTCGATCGCATCCCCAACGGCAAGACCGACACCAACAATTTCGGTGCCTTCTCCTTCGATGATATCGGCATGAATTACCGCTATCCCGAGGGAACCGACACCGAACGGGCTGCCATCATTCAGGAGCATGTGGACTATCAGCAGGGGCTGCTGTGGTTCATGGCAAACGATCCTGGCGTACCGGCCGAGACGCGCACCGAAATGTCGCGCTGGGGCCTGTGCAAGGATGAATTCACCGGCAATGGTAACTGGCCGCGGGAAGTTTATGTGCGCGAAGCGCGGCGCATGGTTTCGGACTTTGTCATGGCCGAACCGCATTTGCGCGGCACGAAGGCGACGCCCAGGCCGGTCGGCATGGGATCATATAATATGGACTCGCACAATGTCCGGCGGATCGTCGATGCAAGAGGCTTTGCGCGCAACGAAGGGAATATCGAGGTCAGCCCTGAACGCGCCTATCCGATCAGCTATGATGCGATCATCCCGAAGCGCCAGGAAGCGACCAACCTACTGGTCCCGGTCGCCTTGTCGGCATCGCACATTGCCTATGGCTCGATCCGAATGGAGCCCGTCTTCATGATCCTTGGCCAATCGGCCGCTGCTGCGGCATCCATCGCGATCCGGGAGGGCAGGAGCGTGCAGGATGTCGATTACGGGATGCTGAAACAGCAATTATTGTCCGAGCAGCAGATCTTGGCGCTGGAAAGATAA
- a CDS encoding polyprenyl synthetase family protein produces the protein MLNQLNKGHSVVGHRLLLQVRVRIRTLPEDRRWPPSQRNLPTPPRGTRPETPVAYAVQTTFSVADSARLIEAIEARFSNCVGPRSSDICYATTNRQSAVTQIAPRCDIMLIVGDPTSSNARRLVEAALAADCPQAFLIEDAEDLAHIPLAKASTIGLSAAASAPDEAIEEICSWLDGLGFLREEMAGPEESIRFRPISVVTTEQAPPHLPKILADDRAAVDTVLMDAIGDCPTRNIRLADAMRYAATAGGKRFRAALALAVAEMLGGDRGSALRVAAAIECVHAQSLVHDDLPCMDDDDLRRGRPTVHRRFDEATAVLAGDALLALAFEILSDPRTHADAAVRSELVLGLAKCIGQDGLAGGQMMDLYPEADLSREGLIDCLNRKTGALVRFAVEAGMLLGRSNAQTRSALKSYATDLGLLFQLRDDLLDSEGDAAIVGKAVNKDKDKSRETGVTVLGAETTALEVEALLRACDSALEPFGISAARLRTLARFAARRDL, from the coding sequence TTGCTCAATCAGCTCAACAAGGGCCATTCTGTCGTCGGTCATCGTCTTCTTCTCCAGGTTCGAGTTCGCATCCGAACCCTACCAGAAGATCGACGGTGGCCACCCTCTCAGAGAAACCTTCCTACACCACCCCGTGGGACACGACCTGAAACGCCAGTAGCTTACGCCGTCCAGACGACCTTTTCAGTCGCCGATTCAGCTCGATTGATCGAGGCGATAGAGGCTCGATTCTCCAATTGCGTCGGTCCGCGTTCAAGCGACATCTGCTATGCAACCACAAACCGGCAATCTGCTGTGACGCAAATAGCGCCGCGTTGCGATATCATGTTGATTGTTGGAGATCCCACATCTTCGAATGCGCGCCGACTGGTCGAAGCGGCGCTGGCGGCTGATTGTCCGCAGGCGTTTCTGATCGAAGATGCTGAAGATTTGGCTCATATTCCACTGGCGAAAGCCTCTACAATAGGGTTGAGCGCAGCCGCATCCGCCCCGGACGAGGCGATTGAAGAAATATGTTCCTGGCTTGATGGCCTTGGCTTCTTGCGCGAGGAAATGGCTGGACCGGAAGAATCAATCCGATTTCGACCCATTTCAGTGGTAACGACCGAGCAAGCCCCTCCGCATCTGCCCAAGATTCTGGCTGATGATCGTGCAGCAGTCGACACGGTGCTGATGGATGCGATCGGTGACTGCCCCACACGCAATATTCGTCTCGCCGACGCGATGCGCTACGCTGCTACGGCAGGAGGAAAGCGTTTTAGAGCCGCTCTTGCCCTGGCTGTGGCTGAAATGTTGGGGGGTGACCGGGGTTCGGCACTGCGTGTCGCTGCGGCAATTGAGTGCGTACATGCTCAGTCCCTCGTCCACGACGATTTGCCCTGCATGGACGATGACGATCTTCGGCGAGGACGACCTACCGTTCATCGTCGGTTCGACGAGGCCACAGCGGTCCTGGCGGGCGATGCTCTGCTGGCACTGGCCTTTGAAATTCTCTCTGATCCGCGCACCCATGCCGATGCGGCCGTGCGCAGCGAACTTGTTCTGGGCCTTGCGAAATGCATCGGTCAGGATGGACTTGCCGGCGGTCAGATGATGGATCTGTATCCCGAAGCAGACCTTTCACGAGAAGGGCTCATCGATTGCCTCAATCGGAAAACTGGCGCACTTGTGCGGTTCGCAGTGGAAGCAGGCATGTTGCTGGGCCGAAGCAATGCGCAAACGCGCAGCGCGTTAAAGTCCTATGCTACCGACCTCGGCCTTCTTTTCCAGCTCAGGGACGACCTCCTCGATTCTGAGGGCGATGCAGCCATTGTCGGAAAGGCCGTAAACAAGGACAAAGATAAAAGCCGGGAGACCGGCGTCACGGTCCTGGGAGCAGAAACTACAGCTCTTGAAGTGGAAGCGCTCCTGCGCGCATGCGATAGCGCTCTGGAGCCGTTTGGCATAAGCGCTGCCCGATTGAGGACTTTGGCCCGGTTCGCTGCGCGGCGCGACCTCTAG